The Bacillota bacterium genome has a window encoding:
- the atpE gene encoding ATP synthase F0 subunit C, translating into MDPSITPRAILLAASAIGAGLAVLTGFGTGIGQGFAAGKGAEAVARQPEAQGEIIRTMLLGAAVAETTGIYGLVIALLLLFANPLLRLL; encoded by the coding sequence ATGGATCCATCAATCACCCCCAGAGCGATCCTCCTGGCAGCATCAGCTATAGGAGCTGGCCTTGCGGTCTTGACCGGATTTGGGACCGGGATCGGCCAGGGATTTGCTGCAGGCAAGGGGGCCGAAGCAGTAGCGAGGCAACCTGAGGCCCAAGGAGAGATAATAAGGACGATGCTTCTCGGCGCCGCCGTGGCAGAGACCACCGGCATATATGGCCTGGTCATAGCGTTGTTGTTGCTCTTCGCAAACCCATTGCTCAGGCTTTTATAG
- a CDS encoding metallophosphoesterase family protein, with protein MKIGVLSDTHIPVRAKEIPQEVLSGFEGVDLIIHAGDLTQLEVLDRLATIAPVEAVYGNMDPPEVREKLTPTKEIKLKGKTIAIMHGDGSPEETMRLAENSFPGADCVIFGHTHRAYTGYKGKTLLLNPGSCVESPWTERPSYAILYLDDNDATADIEARIFYLKRG; from the coding sequence ATGAAGATAGGGGTGCTCTCGGATACTCATATCCCTGTGAGAGCGAAGGAAATTCCCCAAGAAGTGCTCTCGGGATTTGAGGGGGTGGATCTGATTATACATGCCGGAGATTTGACTCAACTAGAGGTGCTTGATCGGCTTGCGACAATCGCTCCGGTGGAGGCAGTATATGGGAACATGGATCCTCCTGAAGTTCGCGAGAAATTGACTCCCACCAAGGAAATAAAGCTGAAAGGCAAGACGATTGCCATTATGCATGGTGATGGGAGCCCTGAGGAGACTATGAGACTGGCGGAAAACAGCTTCCCTGGAGCTGATTGCGTGATCTTTGGCCATACCCATCGCGCGTATACGGGGTACAAGGGCAAGACGTTGCTCCTTAACCCGGGGTCTTGTGTGGAGAGTCCCTGGACTGAAAGGCCGTCTTATGCGATACTCTACCTTGATGATAATGATGCCACTGCTGATATAGAAGCGCGCATCTTTTACCTGAAGAGAGGGTGA
- the atpH gene encoding ATP synthase F1 subunit delta: MTRAREAFIWAQALIDVTGAIEDVDRIGEDISFVVKALEKYRGLEGVLAYPSIDARSKVMFVREFIKEALGQDIDPVIVSLLELLIQRRKIGLLKDIMKAYDAAIIERKGFVPATVISARGLTMRQIERLRGVLEGRLGRKVEINVRQDPEIIGGIRVVAGDTVIDGTISSIIRRIFSFQTNSAR, translated from the coding sequence ATGACGAGAGCGCGGGAAGCATTCATATGGGCCCAGGCACTGATAGACGTGACCGGAGCCATCGAGGACGTAGATAGAATAGGGGAAGATATCTCCTTCGTCGTAAAGGCCTTGGAGAAATACCGAGGGCTAGAGGGAGTTCTGGCGTACCCCAGCATCGATGCCAGGTCTAAGGTCATGTTCGTCAGAGAATTCATCAAGGAGGCCCTAGGACAAGATATCGACCCCGTAATCGTCTCCCTTCTGGAGCTCCTCATTCAACGCCGAAAGATAGGACTCCTGAAAGACATAATGAAGGCATATGATGCCGCCATCATAGAGCGTAAGGGGTTCGTCCCTGCAACGGTCATTTCAGCCAGGGGGCTGACTATGAGACAAATCGAAAGATTACGGGGTGTCTTGGAGGGTCGCTTGGGAAGGAAAGTAGAGATTAATGTCAGACAGGATCCAGAGATAATCGGGGGCATCAGGGTGGTCGCAGGAGATACCGTGATAGATGGAACCATCTCCTCCATCATCCGGCGAATATTCAGCTTTCAGACGAATTCAGCCAGGTAG
- a CDS encoding biopolymer transporter ExbD yields the protein MRFQRSKRRLPAINLIPLMDVMTFLIVFFILFTSFKTAPTGLQINLPRAVTAAPYRAGQMIVSIDRTGRLYFNGRRTTIPELRDQIKEHVSRDPGETVIIRADRQVLYEDIIAVMDTARDVGASRIALAADRRPAR from the coding sequence TTGAGGTTTCAACGAAGCAAGCGCAGGCTGCCGGCCATTAATCTCATACCGTTGATGGATGTCATGACTTTTCTCATCGTCTTCTTCATACTTTTTACCAGTTTCAAGACCGCTCCCACGGGCCTGCAGATCAATCTTCCCAGAGCGGTTACTGCAGCGCCATATAGGGCAGGTCAGATGATAGTCAGCATAGACCGGACCGGGCGTCTATATTTCAATGGCAGGAGGACTACCATTCCCGAGCTTAGGGATCAGATCAAGGAGCATGTTTCACGAGACCCGGGTGAGACAGTCATAATTCGCGCTGACCGCCAGGTATTGTATGAGGATATCATAGCAGTCATGGACACTGCCCGCGACGTTGGAGCTTCTCGTATCGCCCTGGCCGCCGATCGACGGCCTGCGAGGTGA
- a CDS encoding diacylglycerol kinase family lipid kinase codes for MKFLVILNPRAGRGRARRVMPVVRKTLSDLKVSFDLRLTRGPGDATRLASEAVSSGYDVVVAAGGDGTVNEVANGIIGSNVILGVIPCGTGNDFSIGLDIPRDPAKACQLLMTGRIAHLDVGRVLDRFFVSSVGVGFDATVARQANQSIPLLRGPVVYVLALLRVLFTYKAPRIKVKLDHKELSLESLLVAVTNAPTYGGGMKITPDAIMDDGMFEVCVIEKMRSLETLFALPKVFTGTHVKVPKVKIYRASEVMIEADRPIYLHMDGEIASTSRFHFQIKKQALAVISGPGARIAFQDDAAWSGIGCGVTFDRPRGIASTAARATILGRIGTL; via the coding sequence GTGAAATTTCTGGTCATACTTAACCCGAGAGCAGGCAGAGGGCGGGCAAGGCGGGTAATGCCAGTTGTCCGGAAGACCCTGTCTGATCTCAAGGTCTCTTTTGATCTCAGGCTTACCCGTGGCCCTGGCGATGCCACCAGGCTTGCTTCTGAGGCTGTATCATCTGGCTATGATGTTGTTGTGGCAGCGGGGGGAGACGGCACAGTCAACGAAGTGGCCAATGGCATCATTGGATCTAATGTGATCCTTGGAGTCATTCCTTGTGGGACAGGCAATGATTTCTCCATAGGCCTCGATATCCCGCGCGACCCCGCAAAAGCGTGCCAACTGCTCATGACAGGCCGCATAGCGCACCTGGATGTTGGAAGGGTATTGGATCGATTTTTCGTGAGTTCTGTTGGAGTGGGCTTTGATGCCACAGTTGCGCGGCAGGCCAACCAGAGCATTCCGCTCCTTCGTGGCCCTGTGGTTTATGTCCTTGCATTGCTAAGGGTTCTTTTCACATATAAGGCTCCCCGCATAAAAGTCAAACTTGATCATAAGGAGTTATCCCTGGAATCCCTCCTGGTTGCCGTGACCAATGCCCCTACGTATGGGGGCGGTATGAAGATTACGCCGGATGCCATCATGGATGACGGGATGTTCGAGGTGTGTGTTATAGAAAAGATGAGATCATTGGAGACGCTTTTCGCCCTTCCCAAGGTCTTCACTGGGACCCACGTCAAAGTGCCGAAGGTGAAGATCTATAGGGCCAGCGAGGTCATGATAGAAGCCGATCGTCCGATATATCTCCATATGGACGGAGAGATAGCCTCGACCTCAAGATTTCATTTCCAAATCAAGAAACAAGCCCTTGCGGTGATATCCGGTCCCGGGGCAAGGATTGCGTTTCAAGATGATGCTGCATGGTCCGGGATCGGCTGTGGGGTCACCTTTGATCGCCCGCGCGGGATCGCCTCCACCGCGGCCCGGGCCACCATTCTTGGAAGGATTGGAACCCTTTGA
- the rimO gene encoding 30S ribosomal protein S12 methylthiotransferase RimO, with amino-acid sequence MSAVRIGLVSLGCAKNLVDSEVMLGMLKEAGFEIVPEGEEADIAIVNTCGFILPAKEESIGETLKLAELKNAGKLKALIMTGCLPQRYADELAKEMPEVDAFLGPDQIPAIVRVIREILEQGRVEKPIQIPEPRYIYGHETPRLLLTPPYTAYIKIAEGCDNRCSYCVIPSIRGRFRSRAIESIVMEAQRLVSNGVKELVLVAQDTTRYGEDLYGRWALAELLRDLASINGVEWVRFLYTYPTRITDELISVVASEPKVCKYFDVPLQHADDGILRLMGRRNTCRDARELIQRLREQIPGVCIRSTFIVGFPGEIKEAFDNLLHFLEDMRLDRVGIFVYSEEEGSPAENLPGKVPQDVAEDRYHQAMLLQQRISRERLRERIGEVTRVLIEGLSEESELVSRGRSQKEAPEIDGSIFIGDATLAPGTFRTVKIIDSSDYDLIGEVID; translated from the coding sequence TTGAGCGCAGTAAGAATCGGACTCGTCTCCCTCGGATGCGCCAAAAATCTGGTTGATTCAGAGGTAATGCTGGGTATGCTCAAGGAGGCAGGATTTGAGATAGTTCCGGAGGGAGAAGAGGCTGATATCGCTATAGTCAATACTTGCGGGTTCATCTTGCCTGCGAAGGAGGAATCAATCGGCGAGACATTAAAACTCGCGGAGCTCAAAAATGCAGGAAAACTCAAAGCCCTTATAATGACCGGGTGCCTGCCGCAGCGTTATGCCGATGAGCTGGCGAAAGAGATGCCGGAGGTGGACGCTTTCCTAGGGCCGGACCAGATTCCGGCGATAGTCCGCGTCATAAGAGAGATCCTTGAGCAGGGCCGGGTAGAGAAGCCCATCCAGATCCCCGAGCCTCGTTATATTTATGGGCATGAGACACCGCGTCTTTTGTTGACCCCTCCATACACTGCTTACATCAAGATCGCTGAGGGCTGCGATAATCGCTGCTCTTATTGTGTCATTCCCTCCATAAGAGGACGATTTCGTAGCAGGGCCATCGAATCTATTGTAATGGAAGCCCAACGGCTCGTCTCGAATGGAGTCAAAGAATTAGTGCTTGTGGCTCAGGATACTACCCGTTACGGCGAAGACCTATATGGCCGGTGGGCACTGGCGGAGCTTTTGCGGGATCTCGCCTCCATCAATGGTGTGGAATGGGTGAGATTTCTTTATACCTATCCAACTCGCATAACTGATGAGCTCATTTCAGTGGTAGCCAGTGAGCCGAAGGTCTGCAAATATTTTGATGTGCCTTTGCAACATGCGGATGACGGCATTTTGAGGCTCATGGGACGGCGCAATACATGCCGAGATGCCCGTGAACTCATTCAGAGGCTGAGGGAGCAGATTCCAGGGGTATGCATAAGAAGTACCTTCATTGTAGGGTTTCCCGGGGAGATCAAGGAAGCTTTCGACAATCTGCTTCATTTCCTGGAGGACATGAGGTTGGACCGCGTTGGCATTTTTGTCTATTCTGAAGAGGAGGGGAGTCCTGCCGAAAACCTTCCGGGTAAGGTGCCTCAAGATGTAGCGGAAGACAGGTATCACCAGGCCATGCTCCTGCAGCAGAGAATCTCGCGGGAGAGGCTCAGGGAAAGGATCGGAGAGGTGACGAGGGTTCTTATCGAAGGCTTGTCCGAGGAAAGTGAACTTGTGTCTCGCGGGCGCTCCCAGAAAGAGGCTCCTGAAATCGACGGCTCCATATTCATCGGCGATGCGACCCTGGCTCCAGGCACCTTCCGGACAGTGAAGATCATCGACTCAAGTGATTATGACCTCATAGGCGAGGTCATAGATTAG
- the atpF gene encoding F0F1 ATP synthase subunit B, with translation MQSQQAISLFQLPIYVSSLLNFIILYLVLRKIFFKPVMNYLDRRRQHVASDLESANEKLQKAREIEKNLIAKVEQAERQARDVIAESKRRAGEIRDQNVKQAKHEADIILRRAHEEAKAEVDEARQEMVNVATEIASALTSRLLRKEITTEIDQRLIDEVISRIEGPR, from the coding sequence ATGCAGTCTCAACAGGCGATCTCTCTTTTCCAGTTGCCAATCTATGTCTCTTCGCTCCTAAATTTCATCATCCTTTATCTTGTATTGAGAAAGATCTTCTTCAAGCCTGTCATGAATTACCTAGATCGGCGTCGTCAGCATGTGGCTTCTGATCTCGAAAGCGCCAATGAGAAGCTTCAAAAGGCCCGGGAGATCGAAAAGAATTTGATCGCCAAGGTTGAACAGGCTGAAAGACAAGCCCGGGATGTGATTGCGGAGTCGAAGAGGCGGGCCGGAGAGATAAGGGATCAGAATGTGAAACAGGCAAAACATGAAGCGGATATCATACTTCGCCGTGCTCATGAAGAGGCAAAGGCAGAGGTTGATGAAGCGCGCCAGGAAATGGTGAATGTCGCCACGGAGATAGCATCGGCTCTTACTAGCCGCCTGTTGCGAAAGGAGATAACCACAGAAATCGACCAGCGATTGATAGATGAAGTAATATCCAGGATTGAAGGGCCAAGATGA
- a CDS encoding F0F1 ATP synthase subunit alpha encodes MASNIGELSSLIKQRLNLDENVLETYEAGWVIEAGDGIASAYGLMRAMVGELVEIGERATGMVLNLEEDRIGIVLLSSDTQVKEGDPVRSTGRTVSVPVGDSIIGRVIDPLGRPVDGKGPINTTRYRPIEAPAPGIIHREPVHTPLLTGIKAIDAMVPIGKGQRELIIGDRQTGKTAIAVDTIIAQKGQGVICIYVAIGQKTSTIAQIVRTLEDNGAMDHTIIVAAPASELAPMQYIAPYAGCAIGEEFMYNGKDALIIYDDLSKHAIAYRATSLLLRRPPGREAFPGDIFYIHSRLLERSAKLSPELGGGSLTALPIVETLAGDVSAYIPTNIISITDGQIYLDSEIFFSGIRPAINVGLSVSRVGGDAQIPAMKKVAGRLRLDLAQYRDLATFARFGTELDEATKKRLERGKRIVEVLKQPQYQPLPVAEQVAIIFAVIRGYLDDVDVEWIEDFEHEFLQYMRRNNADLLHDIEVAGELDESLEDRLKKAIEEFKPKFLAIAKTREPAGPQVASRIQPQGDVERQVIQGA; translated from the coding sequence ATGGCCTCGAATATTGGGGAACTTTCATCATTGATCAAGCAGAGATTGAACCTAGATGAGAATGTGCTGGAGACCTATGAAGCTGGATGGGTGATCGAGGCCGGAGACGGTATCGCCAGCGCTTATGGGCTAATGAGGGCCATGGTCGGGGAACTGGTGGAGATTGGAGAAAGAGCCACAGGTATGGTCCTCAATCTTGAAGAGGATCGCATAGGGATCGTTCTTCTTTCCTCAGACACTCAAGTAAAAGAAGGAGATCCAGTCAGGAGCACCGGGCGCACCGTTTCTGTTCCAGTCGGAGATAGCATCATCGGGCGTGTAATCGATCCTCTCGGCCGTCCCGTAGATGGCAAGGGACCAATCAACACAACAAGATATCGGCCTATTGAGGCCCCTGCTCCGGGAATAATCCACCGGGAACCTGTACATACTCCACTGCTAACCGGCATCAAAGCCATCGATGCCATGGTTCCCATCGGCAAAGGGCAGAGGGAATTGATAATCGGCGATAGACAAACGGGTAAAACGGCGATTGCGGTGGATACCATCATAGCACAAAAGGGCCAGGGGGTCATTTGTATCTATGTGGCAATAGGCCAGAAGACATCTACGATAGCGCAGATTGTCAGGACTCTGGAGGATAATGGAGCCATGGATCACACGATCATTGTGGCCGCTCCCGCCAGTGAGCTTGCTCCAATGCAGTATATTGCGCCTTACGCTGGCTGCGCCATTGGCGAGGAATTCATGTATAATGGCAAGGATGCCCTTATCATATATGACGACCTGTCAAAGCACGCCATAGCCTATAGAGCCACATCACTACTGCTGCGTCGTCCTCCCGGGCGCGAAGCATTTCCTGGCGACATTTTCTATATACATTCCAGGCTCCTCGAGAGATCGGCCAAGCTTTCCCCGGAATTGGGAGGTGGCTCTCTTACCGCCCTGCCCATAGTGGAAACTCTAGCTGGCGATGTATCAGCCTATATTCCCACAAATATCATCTCCATTACTGATGGGCAGATCTATCTTGACAGCGAGATCTTCTTTTCGGGGATAAGACCCGCCATCAATGTAGGGCTTTCCGTCTCACGTGTGGGCGGCGATGCCCAGATACCTGCGATGAAGAAAGTTGCAGGCAGGCTAAGGCTCGACCTGGCACAATATCGTGATCTCGCCACATTCGCCAGGTTCGGCACAGAGTTGGATGAGGCCACAAAGAAACGTTTGGAGAGAGGCAAACGTATAGTAGAAGTCCTGAAGCAACCTCAGTACCAACCGCTCCCGGTAGCAGAGCAGGTAGCCATCATATTCGCAGTAATCCGCGGATATCTAGATGACGTCGATGTAGAGTGGATCGAGGATTTTGAGCACGAGTTTCTACAATATATGCGAAGAAACAATGCTGATCTCCTGCATGATATAGAAGTTGCAGGTGAATTAGATGAATCATTGGAGGATCGCCTGAAAAAGGCCATAGAGGAATTCAAACCGAAATTTCTAGCAATAGCGAAAACCAGGGAGCCTGCCGGGCCGCAGGTTGCCTCCCGCATTCAGCCGCAGGGGGATGTGGAACGGCAGGTAATTCAAGGGGCCTAA
- a CDS encoding TonB family protein, producing MRSLQSGYGRRMGISTAVSIILHILVIFLAPVGFRAPVDIYPVEYGATVEAILAEASPESSLPAVSVKGSRVAEKSGSKGSTTVVVKREKVAGPAAPSQEPVPKPESKQKMDQAAGQEPVMKQEPEPEPSPRVETQRESQPEPKFEGEGRHKAGPAPVAAKAPVERQVSGQRVQQPEVLTSPGGEETIASGPAEGGGKPAAASGAGAGQGGAGVGAKGGSANGSPGASSGIGKAGANGNTTPGAGNGKEDAAGRGLDVADFGTGEGLAISRVRPVYPKDAQNEGVGGVVEALAEIDQNGKLLGVKIASSSGDARIDTIALRTMQGSWSFKGIGVPYRLRVAFSFDKEKVTVQFGGITLVSE from the coding sequence ATGAGATCTCTGCAGTCAGGATATGGCCGGCGGATGGGTATCTCTACAGCTGTCTCCATAATCCTCCATATATTGGTGATATTCTTGGCGCCGGTCGGATTCAGGGCACCTGTGGATATTTATCCGGTGGAGTATGGGGCGACTGTGGAGGCCATCCTGGCCGAGGCGAGCCCGGAATCTTCTTTGCCGGCGGTTTCAGTCAAAGGTTCGCGGGTAGCTGAAAAATCAGGCTCAAAAGGTTCTACGACTGTTGTAGTGAAAAGGGAGAAGGTTGCCGGACCAGCGGCGCCATCCCAAGAGCCGGTTCCGAAACCTGAATCCAAACAGAAGATGGATCAGGCAGCGGGACAAGAGCCGGTGATGAAACAGGAACCAGAACCAGAGCCAAGCCCGAGGGTTGAAACACAGCGCGAGTCACAGCCTGAACCGAAATTTGAGGGTGAAGGAAGACATAAGGCCGGGCCTGCGCCTGTAGCAGCGAAGGCTCCAGTGGAGCGGCAGGTTTCGGGACAACGTGTTCAGCAGCCTGAGGTGCTGACAAGCCCTGGCGGAGAGGAGACCATAGCGAGCGGCCCTGCTGAGGGTGGAGGGAAGCCTGCCGCCGCATCGGGAGCTGGCGCCGGACAAGGAGGCGCTGGTGTCGGCGCGAAGGGTGGCTCGGCAAACGGCAGCCCGGGCGCGAGTTCTGGGATCGGCAAAGCCGGCGCTAATGGGAACACAACTCCGGGGGCAGGCAATGGCAAAGAAGATGCGGCCGGGAGGGGCCTTGATGTCGCTGATTTCGGCACTGGTGAGGGGCTTGCAATATCCCGCGTCCGTCCAGTCTACCCAAAGGACGCACAAAATGAAGGTGTGGGGGGAGTTGTCGAGGCTCTTGCCGAGATAGATCAAAACGGCAAATTACTGGGGGTCAAGATAGCGAGTTCGTCTGGCGATGCGCGGATTGATACTATAGCACTCAGGACGATGCAGGGAAGCTGGTCTTTCAAGGGGATAGGAGTTCCCTACCGACTCCGGGTCGCATTCAGTTTCGATAAGGAAAAGGTAACAGTTCAATTTGGGGGCATAACCCTCGTCTCGGAATGA
- a CDS encoding F0F1 ATP synthase subunit A gives MWKMLNELLRIIIANHTILVTWTIMILLISVLGIAARYVLTKPVDAPPDRLQNTIEFLVEGVRSFVEASMGPDSAGFVHYIGSLAAFLVVANLTGLIGVRPPTADLNLTLALATLTFVNIQYFGIKTKGMTGYIRGFFEPIPLMLPLNIISSLALPFSMAFRLFGNLMGGTMIMGLIYSIIPLFAPVLPHMYFDIFAGLMQTFIFTMLTMAFISDARG, from the coding sequence ATGTGGAAGATGTTAAATGAGCTCCTCCGCATCATCATAGCTAACCATACGATATTGGTCACATGGACAATAATGATATTGCTCATCTCGGTCTTGGGCATTGCAGCGCGCTATGTGCTGACAAAGCCAGTAGATGCTCCACCTGATAGGCTTCAGAATACCATCGAGTTCCTGGTGGAGGGTGTGAGATCCTTTGTAGAAGCCTCGATGGGGCCTGATAGCGCCGGGTTCGTCCACTACATAGGGAGTCTCGCAGCCTTTCTCGTGGTAGCCAACCTGACAGGTCTAATAGGAGTGCGGCCTCCCACGGCTGATCTCAATCTGACTCTCGCCCTGGCCACGCTGACATTCGTGAATATACAATACTTCGGAATCAAAACAAAGGGCATGACCGGCTACATTCGGGGTTTTTTTGAACCCATACCCCTCATGCTGCCGCTGAATATCATAAGCTCATTGGCGCTGCCTTTCTCCATGGCCTTCCGCCTTTTCGGCAACCTGATGGGCGGGACGATGATCATGGGACTTATATATTCCATTATACCACTGTTTGCGCCAGTGCTGCCGCACATGTACTTTGACATATTTGCGGGATTGATGCAGACATTTATTTTCACCATGCTTACAATGGCTTTCATCTCCGATGCCAGGGGTTGA
- the atpG gene encoding ATP synthase F1 subunit gamma — protein MEELREIRRRLAVIEATGDVTKAMRIISATRLKRIQEYVGKTDEYAQGFREIASRMAPAVGIRREAGADGKTGTKVGDGFAMENEETCYIVISSDKGLAGGYNINLIEALDQHYRQRARSDPRNLDKAPLVIPVGIKGARILRHKGWRIMQDSIDVQEIPGIADAEKAARKVYDAYTTGEISEVFLAYTRFVSAGRRIPTIERLLPMSAICDQGAMNGGEDKADEQPRESPAPVMLFEPDPEQLSKEVLPEYLTAILFSAMINARASEFAARVEAMEGANDNAKKLAKQLSFLYNRARQAEITQEIGEIIAGAASLR, from the coding sequence ATGGAAGAATTGAGGGAAATAAGGAGAAGGCTCGCGGTAATTGAAGCGACCGGTGATGTCACCAAAGCGATGAGGATAATATCGGCCACAAGGCTGAAGAGAATCCAGGAATATGTTGGCAAAACAGATGAATATGCACAGGGTTTCAGGGAGATTGCGAGCAGGATGGCGCCGGCTGTCGGTATTCGCAGAGAGGCCGGCGCGGATGGAAAGACCGGGACGAAAGTCGGGGATGGTTTCGCGATGGAAAATGAGGAAACCTGCTATATTGTCATATCTTCTGATAAAGGCCTGGCAGGAGGTTACAACATAAATCTGATAGAAGCGCTAGATCAGCATTATCGGCAAAGGGCCCGATCCGATCCCCGAAACTTGGACAAGGCTCCCCTGGTCATCCCGGTTGGAATCAAAGGCGCGAGAATTTTGAGACATAAGGGGTGGAGAATAATGCAGGACAGCATTGATGTGCAGGAAATCCCGGGTATTGCCGATGCTGAGAAAGCTGCCCGTAAAGTATATGATGCCTATACGACTGGTGAGATATCTGAGGTTTTCCTTGCTTATACACGCTTCGTGTCCGCGGGGCGCCGTATCCCAACCATAGAGAGACTGCTGCCCATGAGCGCGATATGTGATCAGGGAGCAATGAACGGTGGAGAAGATAAGGCAGATGAACAGCCCCGTGAATCCCCCGCTCCTGTTATGCTATTTGAGCCGGATCCAGAGCAACTTTCAAAGGAGGTCCTCCCCGAATATCTTACCGCGATTCTATTCTCGGCCATGATAAACGCCAGAGCCAGCGAATTCGCAGCGCGAGTCGAGGCCATGGAGGGGGCAAACGACAATGCGAAAAAATTGGCCAAACAACTCTCATTCCTCTATAACCGTGCCCGCCAGGCCGAAATCACACAGGAGATCGGCGAAATCATCGCCGGAGCAGCGAGTCTGAGGTAA
- a CDS encoding MotA/TolQ/ExbB proton channel family protein: MYNMVDILIMGGPMMVPLLLCSIFAVAITLERLYYLIRTRSDPDRALRAVTIALEHGKIGDAIAAVEQFRGQMGALMTTGLMMYGKPRSEIEEQLRSAGEREIYLMERGLSWLEAIAAVAPLFGILGTVLGIIDSFKVLSTQAHLLEPAALSAGIAEALITTAAGLMIAAPTVLLHTWISGMIDRRARDMSDFASELVNLLSGEVRPVEVSTKQAQAAGH, encoded by the coding sequence ATGTATAATATGGTGGATATTTTGATTATGGGTGGACCCATGATGGTCCCGCTGCTTTTATGCTCTATTTTCGCCGTTGCTATCACTCTCGAAAGACTCTACTACTTAATTCGCACAAGATCAGATCCAGATCGTGCCCTGAGGGCAGTGACGATCGCCCTTGAGCATGGAAAGATCGGTGACGCAATAGCGGCAGTCGAGCAGTTCAGGGGCCAGATGGGTGCTCTCATGACCACCGGCTTGATGATGTATGGCAAACCCAGATCAGAAATCGAGGAGCAGCTGCGTTCCGCTGGAGAAAGGGAGATATACTTGATGGAACGCGGGCTGTCGTGGCTTGAAGCCATTGCCGCGGTGGCCCCGCTCTTCGGAATCCTCGGAACTGTCCTTGGCATAATAGATTCATTCAAAGTCCTTTCGACTCAGGCTCATCTACTTGAACCTGCTGCCCTGAGCGCAGGGATCGCAGAAGCTTTGATAACGACAGCGGCCGGTCTCATGATAGCAGCTCCGACCGTCCTTCTTCATACCTGGATCTCCGGGATGATAGATCGACGAGCGAGGGACATGAGCGATTTTGCGTCAGAACTGGTGAATCTCCTGTCAGGTGAGGTGAGGCCTGTTGAGGTTTCAACGAAGCAAGCGCAGGCTGCCGGCCATTAA
- a CDS encoding HAD family hydrolase: protein MDGTLLNYDRDYFLGKYMELLAMRVSSLVEPRRFIKQLISSTDAMVKSLDPGKTNKQVFVEDFFPKIGIPEESLMPIFDDFYKNEFRQLSSYVRPVPEARQVMEDIFRHGLDVVIATNPVFPLSAIRERLSWGGLADFDYKLITSYETMHFCKPNKEYYQEILDKIMRSPGECLMVGNDAEEDLSAGALGIKTYLVTDCLRGRCDESHKPDHSGTFAELASFIKCLLTSSPPGFFASAAR from the coding sequence TTGGACGGGACATTGCTAAATTACGACAGAGATTATTTCCTTGGCAAATACATGGAGCTCCTGGCTATGAGGGTCTCGAGCCTCGTCGAGCCCAGGAGATTCATAAAACAGCTGATCTCCTCCACAGACGCCATGGTGAAAAGCCTGGATCCGGGCAAGACAAATAAGCAAGTCTTCGTCGAGGATTTCTTCCCCAAAATTGGCATTCCCGAAGAGAGTCTTATGCCTATTTTTGATGATTTCTACAAAAATGAATTTCGACAGCTCTCTTCTTATGTCAGGCCGGTGCCCGAAGCCCGCCAGGTGATGGAGGATATCTTTCGCCACGGGCTTGATGTGGTTATTGCCACAAATCCGGTGTTTCCGCTGTCTGCCATACGGGAGCGTCTCAGTTGGGGCGGGCTTGCTGACTTTGATTACAAACTCATAACTTCCTATGAGACGATGCACTTCTGCAAGCCTAATAAGGAATATTATCAGGAGATCCTCGACAAAATCATGAGGTCGCCGGGTGAATGTCTCATGGTGGGAAATGATGCTGAAGAGGATTTGAGCGCCGGAGCCCTCGGAATCAAAACTTACCTTGTTACCGATTGTCTCAGAGGCCGATGCGATGAATCCCATAAGCCTGATCATTCCGGGACCTTCGCTGAACTTGCTTCGTTCATCAAATGTTTATTGACCTCCTCGCCTCCTGGCTTTTTCGCCTCCGCAGCCAGATGA